The genomic DNA TCGCAACACGATCGCTTTGGCTTCCGCCTCGCCCTGCAATACGGTTCTTTTGGCTTCCGCCTCGCCTTGTAGCACCACCTTTTTCGCGTCGGCTTCGGCTTGTAGCACGACCCTCTCGGCGTCGGCTTTCGCTTGCGCCACGTTAGCGTCCGCCGTTCCCTGCGCTTTTACCCGCACCATATCGGCGTTTAGCTTTTCGCGCTCGAGGTTTTGTTTGACTTTTTGCACCTCGACCTCGGCTTGCATACGCTGTTCCACAGAGGCTTCGTAAGCGTCGGAAAAATCCATATTCTCGATATTAAGCGACTCGATGATAATGCCTAGCGGCGTAAAATAGGCGTTTAGGTCCTCTAATATCTGTTTGCTGACAAGATCGCGGTTTTGCACCAGATCGATCGCGGCGTATTTGCCGATTGTGTCCTTTGGCAACGCCATCAGTTTAGGTTCGATTAAGCGATCGCGATAATTAACCCCGTAATCGGAGTAAATCTTGCCCACCTCGCCCGCGTTAAGGTGAAAGTTGATGCTGATAGCCATATCCACGGGTTGCGAATCCTTGCTGTAAGCCTCGATATTTCTCTGGTCTTTTTGCGTTCGCACCTCAAGCTCTTGCACTTTATCGATAAGCGGGACTTTGAAACTAAGCCCCGGCTCCGCTACGGCGCGCACTTCGCCAAAGCGTAACACAATGCCGCGATAACCCTGCTCGATCGTATAAAAACCGGAATATACGAGCATAAGCGCGCATATAACAAGCGCCGCGATCGTAATCGGCTTTCCCGATTTGGCGAGATTGGCAATCTCGTTTGCTCTATTTGCGTTCATTTTATGCTCCTTTTTCCGTTCGCGCGTTGCAAATGCCGCCGTTATATTAGTATAAAATATTAAATTGCGTTCGAGCGCCGCGGCTTAAAAAATGCGCGAAAATCCAAAACCGCGATCTATAATCAAGCGATCACTTTCAAAAAAAGGCTTGCGATGAGCGATCTGACAAAACTGTTGCGCCCGACCTCTATCGATCAAATGACGGGGCAAAAACGGCTGTTAGGCGAAAACGGCGCGTTGAGAAAGCTCGTAGAGGCGAACGCGCTTTTTCACGCTTTCTTTTTCGGTCCGCCCGGCACGGGCAAAACGACGATCGCCAGAATTATCGCAAACGCGAGCGGACGCGTCTGTTTCGAGTTGAACGCCACGAGTTTAGCGGTGGAGGAGTTGCGCGCGATTTTTGAAAGCTCCAAAGGCGCGCTTAGCAAACCGCTAATTTTTATCGACGAAGCGCATAGGTTGAGCAAGAATCGCCAAGAGGTGTTGCTGCCCGTGATGGAGCGCTCCGACGCTATGATTATCGGCGCTTCGACGGAAAACCCGTTTTTCGCGCTTACGGGCGCGATTCGGTCGCGATCGCTGCTGTTTGAGTTTCTGCCGTTGGATCGCGCCGATCTTGAAGTCCTACTCGATCGCGCGCAAGCGCTTGAAAACAAGAGTCTTTCGCCGCAAGCGCGAGAATACCTAATCGCCTCAAGCGGCGGCGACGCGCGAGCGATGCTAAAATTGCTGGAGTTTGGCTGGATCGTAGCCGAAAACGAGCCTTTGAGCGTCGATACCCTAAAGACGATTCGCCAAAGCGCGTTAAACGACGGCGCGAGCGAGGATGAAACGCATTACAATCTTGCCAGCGCGTTGATCAAATCCCTTCGCGGAAGCGATCCCGACGCGGCGATTTACTATCTAGCGCGGCTAATTAGGGGCGGAGAGGATCCGCGTTTTATCGCGCGGCGTATGGTTATCTTCGCGAGCGAGGACATTGGGCTTGCCAATCCTAACGCCGCGACGTTAGCTAGCGCCTGCTTCGAGTCCGTAGCGTCGATTGGAATGCCCGAAAGCCGCATTATCCTGTCGCAAACGGCGATCTATCTTGCGTGTTCGCCTAAGTCCAACACTGCGATCGTCGCTATCGATAGGGCGTTAGACGCGATCGACGGCGGGCTGATTTTAGACGTGCCAAATCACCTTAAAGACGCGCACTACGAGGGCGCGAAAAAGTTAGGGCGCGGACTAACCTATAAATATCCGCACGATTTTGGCGGCTATGTGAAACAGAGCTATACGAGCGCGCCCGTGCATTTTGTCGATCTAAAGCCGATCGCGTATGAAAAAACCGTCGCCCAGTGGCTAGAAAAGCTAAAAGAACTCGATTCGTAGCGCGAAGTTTTGGCTACAATCAAACGCCTTATTATTGTAGAGGGAGAGAAAATGAAATCGGTATGGTTGTGCGCTATCGCGGCGGTTTTTTTTGCGGGTTGCGGCAAGCCGTTCTTGGAAAACGTCGCTAACGCAATAGAGAGCAGGCGCGCGCCTAGCGAAACCCAGATGATCAAGGCGCTAAAAACCGCGCTAAACGACGGCGCGGCAAACGCGGCGAGCGAGCTTGCGAAGGAGGGCGGTTTTAGCAAATCGCCGATATATAAAATTTTTCTGCCGCCCGAAGCGGACGCGATCGTTAATAACGCCAAATTGATTCCGGGCGGCGAGAAACTGATAGACGACGCTATAGCGCGAATCAACGCGGCGGCGGAAAGCGCGGCAAAAGACGCGGCGCCGATTTTCGCTAAAGCGATCGCGGATATGACGATCGCGGACGCGATAGGGATTCTAAAAGGCGGGGACGACGCGGCGACAAACTATTTGCGCGCCCAAACGAGCGGCGAGCTTAAAGCGGCGTTCGCTCCGAAAATAAACGCCGCGCTCGCGAAGCCGATTATCGCGGGCGTTTCCGCGCAAAAATCGTGGGATACGCTAACAAACGGCTACAACAGGGCGGCGAGTTCAATCGCGGGCAAGCTCGCCAAACTAGAGCCGATAAAGACCTCGATCAACGATTTTGTTTTGGATAAGGCGCTTTTCGCGCTTTTTAGCGAAACGGCGAGCGCCGAAGCTAAACTTCGCGCCGATCCGCTTGGAGCTATAGACGCGACGGTTCGCTCGGTGTTTGAATACGCGAAAAACTCGTTGAATAAACGCTGATCGTATCGGCGCCGTCGATCTAGCGCGCCTCGCCGTCCTTTGGCTAAGACGCGCTAAAATTACAACAAAATACCCTACAAAAGACGCGTTATGAAATTCGTTCATCTTCACCTGCATACCGATTATTCTATGCTAGACGGCGCCAATCGCTTAGACACGTTGGCAAGAGCGCTCAAAGCCAAAGGCATGGACGCGGTGGGAATGAGCGATCACGGCAATATGTTTGGCGCAATCGACTTCTACGTCACGATGAAAAAAGAGGGGATTAAGCCTATTTTAGGCATTGAAACCTACGCGCACAACTATGACGATATAGGCGCGAAGGAGCTTGTGAGC from Helicobacteraceae bacterium includes the following:
- a CDS encoding replication-associated recombination protein A; amino-acid sequence: MSDLTKLLRPTSIDQMTGQKRLLGENGALRKLVEANALFHAFFFGPPGTGKTTIARIIANASGRVCFELNATSLAVEELRAIFESSKGALSKPLIFIDEAHRLSKNRQEVLLPVMERSDAMIIGASTENPFFALTGAIRSRSLLFEFLPLDRADLEVLLDRAQALENKSLSPQAREYLIASSGGDARAMLKLLEFGWIVAENEPLSVDTLKTIRQSALNDGASEDETHYNLASALIKSLRGSDPDAAIYYLARLIRGGEDPRFIARRMVIFASEDIGLANPNAATLASACFESVASIGMPESRIILSQTAIYLACSPKSNTAIVAIDRALDAIDGGLILDVPNHLKDAHYEGAKKLGRGLTYKYPHDFGGYVKQSYTSAPVHFVDLKPIAYEKTVAQWLEKLKELDS
- a CDS encoding DUF4197 domain-containing protein produces the protein MKSVWLCAIAAVFFAGCGKPFLENVANAIESRRAPSETQMIKALKTALNDGAANAASELAKEGGFSKSPIYKIFLPPEADAIVNNAKLIPGGEKLIDDAIARINAAAESAAKDAAPIFAKAIADMTIADAIGILKGGDDAATNYLRAQTSGELKAAFAPKINAALAKPIIAGVSAQKSWDTLTNGYNRAASSIAGKLAKLEPIKTSINDFVLDKALFALFSETASAEAKLRADPLGAIDATVRSVFEYAKNSLNKR